TGATCTTCTTTCAGTATTTCCAGCTAATTTGCGTTATGCAATCTCGTAGAAATGAAAACATATCGCGCCAGATCAGGTCCATTTTGGGCACCATTGGAATTTCTCTCAGAAATGTGCATGGCAGTAAGATACATTAATTTCAAATCCCATTTCAAGCGCTCTGTTTTCTTGTTCCACGATCAATTAAAGTAATTATGACGGATCCTAATCTTATCTCGATGTAAACTTCGGAATTAGGGGAGAGTAATTTTTCCCAGAGTTACGGATTATCCACGATTGCAATCCCATTAGTTAAAAATTTCCAATTATTTTGCTGAGTGATTAATTTGTTTCCTGAGAATGGAGACCGCGCGCGCTCCCACCATAAATAGGCCCCCCCGTACCATCTCCACCTCGCCAACCCTGCCCACCGCTTCCTCCCGCTCCATTACTCCTCGCTGCTCGCCGCTCTTCCGCCGCTCAGCTCAGTCAAGCAACCATGTCCGGTAGCTACTCCTCGCGCCTCCGCGGtgggggtggcggcggaggtCTGGGCGCGACGACGCTGCTGGCGGCGAAGGTGGCGTTCGCGTCCGCCGCGCTGGCCGCGGCCGCGTCCCTGGCGCGCGCCACGCTGCCGCAGATCGTGTCCGGCACCGACAACTTCCTCTGGAAGCTTTATCTCTTCGTCACCGTGCACGTGATCATCTTCGTCATCTGGAAGCTCTCCGACAACAAGCACTTCCACGCCGCCGCGCAGCAGCACAAGGATCCGTGGGCGCCGGTGCCCCACAACCCCGCGCACCCGCTGCTCACAGAGCAGGCGGTGCTTTCCTCCATGAAGCGCAAGGTTGAGttcgcgcccgccgccgccgtcgtccggGACGAGAAGTACAGCGTGCCGCCGCCGGTGTCGCGGCCGCACCTTGAGCCTGCCGCGTCTCCGGTTGACGAGGTCGTCGTCTCCCCGGGATCTTGCGGCGGCGAGTCCTGCGTCACGACGGAGTCCGAAGAGGACGCACCCTGCTCCGCCGTCGCCGCGTCGGCCAACTTCGCCACTGCCGACACGTGGCGGAGTGTCGAGCCTGCCCCGGCGCCGGCTCGGAAACGCGCTGTTGCAGTGCCTGCCCCGATTCCTGTGCGGCAACGCGCGGAGGTCGAGCGGGTGGTCTCTCTGCCTCCACCTCCGGCCACGGCAGAACACTTCGACGGCGCCGACCAGCTTGACGGCGCCGACGACGACCTggacgcgacgtggaacgccatcATGCAGAAGAAGCGTCCCTCAACGGCGCCGGCTTCATCTCCCTCGGCACCGGCACCGCGTtcgtctcctccaccgccggcccCGTCGCCGCGGCCGAGAGCCCGCGAGCCGTCGGTCGGCGCGGCGGAGCTGAGCAAGCGGTCGGAGGATTTCATCAAGAAGATCCACAACTCCTTCGGCCGTCATCAATAATCCTTCCCAACCACCTCCTCCGATCCAAATCTCAAATTTTCTTGGTGTAAAGACATTAGTTTTTCTTTCTTGGTGTGCCTGCCGATCGCCGGAGCGGAGCAGGGCCGAGCTCATCAGACCATCACATTTAGGTAACTGACCTGAATCCGGAGCTCGATCTGCTTCCTGTTTTAATGGCGAATAATCAGATTTTGTGCTGTCGATTATAAAGTAAAAGTAGTAAAAAGTTGATTGCTTGCTTGCTTACTTGGAGTGCTCTCCTTAGTATTTCTTAGCCGGATTGAGTTGGCGCTTGCTGCTTTCGCACAAAACATCGGTCGGCTCGTGCACTGGCAGTCCGGTCCACTTCTTTCCCTTTCGGTGCTGCCATTAGGATCCAACACATGATCTATTGCTTACCACTTAAGATGGATACTTCTGCTTCTTCCCCTATCCAGAAGAGATGGAACTAGCTAGAGTCAAAATTGTTGGTGAATTTCCTTTCTGAAACTTCTATATTCAGTGTATACAGGGCTGCAGTTCTGTTAAATTCAGTATGGTTTTCATCTCAAGAAGATACCTACCTACATGTTCTTATGAAAGTTACATGTGTGTACAGTGAGTGGACAACTGACAAGTGGCTAAGCACCAACAATTGATAGCTTTGTTTCCATGCTTGTTGGAATTTGCAGGCTGTGGAGGTTCTGGATGGATGGATGGTGGTGGTGCTCTGTGGAAGTAGTAGTAGCTAGAGATCCTGACCTTTAAATGTGCTGCTGAAATGATGGTTTTAGCTGGTGCTTGGTTGTTAGGTTTCTCCTTTTTTTTGGTGGCCCTGGACTGGCATTTCTTCTTAGATACTTTTCCTAGTCTTTCACTGATTAGTACAACAGTTCTGATTGTGTTGCTGATACTCCTGGGCAGTGGGTGTGCTTGTGATTATGAACTGTTGTCTGTCACATGCTGTGTCTGTCTCTGTATGCTTGCTGTCTACATGGAAGTCACTGGTCAATGGCCATGCTACCATTCTgttccatgcctcttgtgctactTCCATGCATGGCATGCCCATATTGATTCTCATTTGATGGAACCTGGTGCAtgtatgtgtgtgtgtttgtaGTACTAGATGGCTGGTTGAAGTGAGCAATCAGCATGGGCAACAGACCTTAGATTAGTAGAGTGCTAGTGAGAAGACAAATGGTCCACTATCTTGCATATAGACAAGAACTAGTGGTTAGGGAAGGATTGATTTTGCCCTGTTGTTATTGTTTCTCTGTCACCACACTAAGCTGTTTCTTCCCTTTCCTGCCATATGTGCAAATAAAATCGGGTACTGAGAAAGGAATAGGGAGTACTATTTTTATTAAAATGGAAAGACTGCAAATCTCATGATACCTGGTAAATGTCTGTTGGTTCTAAATGATAGCAAGAGAACATTTTCAGCTTCCTCTACAGATATCATGTAGCTTTCTAGTCTTGTATTTGTACAAGTGTATGCTGTACTTTGTTGTATGACAGGAGCAGAATTAACAACAGAAGTCATATTAGTTTGATGTTACTTGAAGCCATCTTCACTGAGTACTCTTGAACAGATTACCCTACGACGGTTTAATTTTGAAATGACGATGGACTCCAATGTAATGAAGTCACAACATTCAGAAAGTTTTACTTCATGATTATACATGTTTTTATGTGTTATTCCTTGTTGCTAGCTATTAGCTGCATTTTCCTTTTAGATGAGATTGAGATGAGCGTGTGTCCCTACTCCCTAGTGCCTACTGAAAGTGGCTT
This region of Lolium perenne isolate Kyuss_39 chromosome 2, Kyuss_2.0, whole genome shotgun sequence genomic DNA includes:
- the LOC127337162 gene encoding uncharacterized protein translates to MSGSYSSRLRGGGGGGGLGATTLLAAKVAFASAALAAAASLARATLPQIVSGTDNFLWKLYLFVTVHVIIFVIWKLSDNKHFHAAAQQHKDPWAPVPHNPAHPLLTEQAVLSSMKRKVEFAPAAAVVRDEKYSVPPPVSRPHLEPAASPVDEVVVSPGSCGGESCVTTESEEDAPCSAVAASANFATADTWRSVEPAPAPARKRAVAVPAPIPVRQRAEVERVVSLPPPPATAEHFDGADQLDGADDDLDATWNAIMQKKRPSTAPASSPSAPAPRSSPPPPAPSPRPRAREPSVGAAELSKRSEDFIKKIHNSFGRHQ